In Rosa chinensis cultivar Old Blush chromosome 1, RchiOBHm-V2, whole genome shotgun sequence, a genomic segment contains:
- the LOC121053026 gene encoding secreted RxLR effector protein 161-like, protein MSTTTKLSEDQDGKSVDHTLYRSMIDSLLYLTASRPDISYSVGVCARFQANPKESHMEAVKRIIRYISGTIECGIFYTFDTNIEIAGYSEADWGGNLKDRKSTSGGCFFIGNNLVAWHSKKQNCISLSTAEAEYVAARSCCTQMLWMKQMLHDYGIPQGKLSIFCDNTSAINITKNPVQNSRTKHIDLRYHFIRDLVEQNIFELSFVPTENQLADLFTKPLDTARFEMLRNALGICSKH, encoded by the coding sequence ATGAGTACCACTACTAAGCTGAGCGAAGACCAGGATGGGAAATCAGTTGATCACACATTGTATCGCAGTATGATAGACAGCTTGCTCTATCTCACCGCCAGCAGACCTGATATATCTTATAGTGTGGGAGTGTGCGCTCGCTTTCAAGCTAACCCTAAAGAATCACACATGGAAGCTGTCAAAAGAATCATCAGATACATCTCAGGTACAATTGAATGTGGCATTTTCTATACCTTTGACACTAACATAGAAATTGCAGGATATTCTGAAGCTGATTGGGGAGGAAACTTAAAGGATAGAAAAAGTACTTCAGGGGGATGTTTCTTCATAGGCAACAATCTGGTTGCCTGgcatagcaagaaacaaaattgcatttCTCTTTCTACTGCAGAAGCTGAGTATGTTGCAGCTAGGAGTTGTTGCACGCAAAtgctttggatgaagcaaatgcttcatgaCTATGGTATccctcaaggtaagttgtctatcTTTTGTGACAACACTAGTGCCATCAACATCACTAAGAATCCTGTTCAAAATTCTCgaacaaagcacattgatctTCGATATCATTTTATTAGGGATTTAGTTGAACAAAACATATTTGAATTAAGCTTTGTTCCCACTGAAAATCAACTTGCTGATTTGTTCACTAAGCCCcttgacactgctaggtttgagATGTTGAGAAATGCACTTGGGATATGTTCTAAGCACTAA